A genome region from Coffea arabica cultivar ET-39 chromosome 7e, Coffea Arabica ET-39 HiFi, whole genome shotgun sequence includes the following:
- the LOC113701236 gene encoding karrikin insensitive 2 receptor CA has protein sequence MGIVEEAHNAKVVGSGEQTIVLAHGFGTDQSVWKHLVPHLVEDYRVILFDKMGAGTTNPDYFDFERYATLEGYACDVIAILEELRVDSCIYVGHSVSAMIGAVASISRPDLFTKLVMVSGSPRYLNDVDYYGGFEQEGLDQLFEAMKSNYRAWCDGFAPLAVGGDMDSVAVQEFSRTLFNMRPDIALSVAQTIFCSDTRHLLAHVRVPCHIIQSMKDLAVPVVVSEYLHQNLGCESVVEVMSTDGHLPQLSSPDVVVPVLLRHIRHNIMV, from the exons ATGGGGATAGTGGAGGAAGCTCACAACGCCAAGGTCGTAGGTTCTGGGGAGCAGACCATAGTGCTGGCGCATGGGTTCGGGACGGATCAATCGGTGTGGAAGCACCTGGTGCCACACCTAGTGGAGGATTACAGGGTTATTTTGTTCGATAAGATGGGCGCCGGAACCACCAATCCGGACTACTTTGACTTCGAAAGATATGCTACTCTGGAGGGCTATGCCTGTGATGTGATCGCAATACTGGAGGAGCTCCGGGTGGATTCCTGCATATATGTTGGCCACTCCGTTTCGGCCATGATTGGCGCCGTCGCTTCTATTTCTCGCCCTGACCTCTTCACCAAACTCGTCATGGTTTCTGGCTCTCCTAG GTACCTTAACGACGTGGATTACTATGGAGGGTTCGAGCAGGAAGGTCTGGACCAGTTATTCGAAGCCATGAAGTCAAATTACAGGGCATGGTGCGACGGATTTGCACCCTTGGCCGTTGGAGGAGACATGGACTCGGTTGCCGTGCAAGAATTCAGCAGGACATTATTCAACATGAGGCCTGACATAGCACTCAGCGTTGCTCAAACCATTTTCTGTAGTGACACGAGACATTTGCTAGCCCATGTGAGGGTGCCTTGTCACATTATCCAGAGCATGAAGGACTTGGCCGTACCGGTGGTGGTCTCCGAGTACCTTCATCAAAATCTGGGGTGTGAGTCCGTGGTGGAGGTCATGTCCACCGACGGTCATCTTCCCCAGTTGAGCTCGCCGGACGTCGTCGTTCCGGTGCTGCTCAGGCACATTCGTCATAATATTATGGTTTAG
- the LOC113700989 gene encoding karrikin insensitive 2 receptor IA translates to MGVAEDAHNVKVLGSGEKTVVLGHGFGTDQSLWKHLVPHLVDEYRVVLYDNMGAGTTNPDYFDFERYASLEGYAYDLLAILEELQIQSCIFVGHSLSSMTGAIASIFRPDLFEKLIMIAASPRFINTDDYFGGFEKEDVDQLCNAIEANYKSWCSGFAPLVVGGDMDSVAVQEFSRTLFNMRPDIALSVFRTIFTFDLRHFLCRVTVPCHIVQSTKDLAVPLAVSEYLHKNLGGQSLVEVISTEGHLPQLSSPDITIPVILRHIRHDIGNE, encoded by the exons ATGGGAGTGGCTGAAGATGCACATAACGTGAAGGTCCTGGGGTCAGGCGAGAAGACCGTCGTCCTTGGCCATGGCTTCGGCACCGACCAATCCCTTTGGAAACATCTCGTACCTCACCTTGTTGATGAGTACCGCGTCGTCCTTTACGACAACATGGGAGCTGGAACGACGAACCCCGACTACTTCGACTTCGAAAGATATGCCTCTCTTGAAGGCTATGCCTATGATTTACTGGCCATTTTGGAGGAGCTCCAAATTCAATCGTGCATCTTTGTCGGCCATTCTCTGTCCTCCATGACGGGTGCAATTGCCTCCATCTTTCGCCCTGATCTTTTCGAGAAACTCATCATGATTGCGGCTTCCCCGCG GTTCATAAACACTGACGACTACTTCGGAGGATTTGAGAAAGAAGATGTGGATCAACTCTGCAATGCAATAGAGGCCAATTACAAGTCGTGGTGCTCTGGATTTGCACCCCTTGTGGTAGGGGGAGACATGGACTCGGTTGCCGTCCAAGAATTCAGCAGGACCTTGTTCAACATGAGGCCGGACATAGCACTGAGCGTGTTTCGGACCATATTTACGTTCGACCTCAGGCATTTTCTCTGCCGCGTCACCGTCCCTTGCCATATCGTCCAAAGCACCAAGGACTTGGCCGTACCGTTAGCAGTGTCGGAGTATCTCCACAAGAATCTTGGGGGCCAGTCTCTGGTTGAGGTCATTTCTACGGAGGGTCACCTGCCACAGTTAAGCTCGCCGGACATCACAATTCCGGTCATTCTCCGACATATTCGACATGATATTGGAAATGAGTGA